The Salvelinus fontinalis isolate EN_2023a chromosome 31, ASM2944872v1, whole genome shotgun sequence genome has a window encoding:
- the LOC129830428 gene encoding rhodopsin-like, whose product MNGTEGPNFYVPMSNKTGVVRSPFEHPQYYLASPWKYSLLAAYMIFLIITAFPVNFLTLYVTVQHKKLRTPLNYILLNLAVADLFMVVGGFTVTLATALQGYFFLGVTGCNVEGFFATMGGEIALWSLVVLAIERYIVVCKPMSNFRFNERHAIVGVAVTWIMSLTCALPPLCGWSRYIPEGMQCSCGIDYYTPTPELGNTSFVIYMFTLHFSIPLVIIGFCYGRLLCTVRAAAALQQESETTQRAEKEVTRMVIVMVISYLVCWLPYATVAWYIFANQGTNFGPVMMTIPAFFAKSAALYNPIIYILLNRQFRNCMLTIVCCGKNPFGEEETSTASSKTQASSISASQVAPA is encoded by the exons ATGAACGGCACAGAGGGCCCAAACTTCTACGTGCCCATGTCTAACAAGACAGGGGTGGTGAGGAGCCCCTTTGAGCACCCTCAGTACTACCTAGCTTCACCCTGGAAGTACTCGCTCCTCGCTGCCTACATGATCTTTCTCATCATCACAGCCTTCCCCGTCAACTTCCTTACGCTCTATGTCACGGTGCAGCACAAGAAGCTACGGACCCCCTTGAACTACATCCTGTTGAATCTGGCTGTGGCTGACCTCTTCATGGTGGTGGGGGGCTTCACCGTGACTCTCGCAACAGCCCTACAGGGCTACTTCTTCCTAGGGGTCACCGGCTGTAACGTTGAAGGATTCTTTGCCACTATGGGAG GGGAGATCGCCCTTTGGTCTCTGGTGGTATTGGCCATCGAGCGCTATATCGTGGTGTGTAAACCAATGTCCAACTTCCGCTTCAATGAGAGGCACGCCATTGTGGGCGTGGCCGTCACCTGGATCATGTCTCTCACCTGTGCTCTACCTCCATTGTGTGGCTGGTCCAG GTACATCCCAGAGGGCATGCAGTGTTCCTGTGGGATTGACTACTACACCCCGACGCCTGAGCTGGGAAACACCTCCTTTGTCATCTACATGTTCACCCTCCACTTCTCCATCCCTCTGGTCATCATCGGCTTCTGCTACGGCCGTCTGCTCTGCACCGTCCGCGCG GCGGCAGCCCTGCAGCAGGAGTCCGAGACCACTCAGAGGGCAGAGAAGGAAGTGACCCGTATGGTGATCGTCATGGTCATCTCGTATCTGGTGTGCTGGCTGCCCTATGCCACCGTGGCCTGGTACATCTTTGCCAATCAGGGCACCAACTTTGGCCCTGTCATGATGACCATCCCAGCCTTCTTTGCCAAGAGTGCTGCCCTCTACAACCCAATAATCTATATTCTACTCAACAGACAG ttCAGGAACTGCATGTTGACCATAGTGTGTTGCGGGAAGAACCCATTCGGTGAGGAGGAGACCTCCACCGCCTCCTCCAAAACACAGGCCTCCTCCATCTCCGCCAGCCAGGTGGCTCCTGCCTGA